Proteins from a single region of Bos javanicus breed banteng chromosome 7, ARS-OSU_banteng_1.0, whole genome shotgun sequence:
- the LOC133251445 gene encoding serine protease inhibitor Kazal-type 6 isoform X2, protein MKTSGVFLLLSLALFCFFSGVFGQGAQVDCGEFKDPKVYCTRESNPHCGSDGQTYGNKCAFCKAVMKSGGKINLKHRGKC, encoded by the exons ATGAAAACATCAGGTGTCTTTCTGCTCCTCTCCCTGgctcttttctgctttttctcag GTGTCTTCGGTCAAGGAGCTCAG GTTGACTGTGGTGAGTTCAAGGACCCCAAGGTCTACTGTACTCGGGAATCTAATCCCCACTGTGGTTCTGATGGCCAGACATATGGCAATAAATGTGCCTTCTGTAAGGCAGTGAT GAAAAGTGGTGGGAAAATCAACCTAAAGCACCGTGGAAAATGCTGA
- the LOC133251445 gene encoding serine protease inhibitor Kazal-type 6 isoform X1: protein MKTSGVFLLLSLALFCFFSGVFGQGAQDKGGCNTRSQGWMPRKGGLRRRLFQVDCGEFKDPKVYCTRESNPHCGSDGQTYGNKCAFCKAVMKSGGKINLKHRGKC, encoded by the exons ATGAAAACATCAGGTGTCTTTCTGCTCCTCTCCCTGgctcttttctgctttttctcag GTGTCTTCGGTCAAGGAGCTCAG GACAAAGGAGGCTGCAACACAAGATCACAGGGTTGGATGCCAAGGAAAGGTGGCTTAAGGAGGCGTCTCTTTCAa GTTGACTGTGGTGAGTTCAAGGACCCCAAGGTCTACTGTACTCGGGAATCTAATCCCCACTGTGGTTCTGATGGCCAGACATATGGCAATAAATGTGCCTTCTGTAAGGCAGTGAT GAAAAGTGGTGGGAAAATCAACCTAAAGCACCGTGGAAAATGCTGA